Proteins encoded within one genomic window of Polaribacter sp. NJDZ03:
- a CDS encoding phosphoribosyltransferase domain-containing protein, producing the protein MTTSGSIILNQLQISQKIRRIAYQIYETNSSEKEVVLAGIVGNGFIFAEKLKEVLQEISPLQVTICKVNIDKKNPLKPITTSLNTEDYKNKSLVLVDDVLSSGTTLIYGIKHFLDVPLKRFKTAVLVNRNHKKYPVKADFKGISLSTSIKEHIQVEFSAKEAIAYLA; encoded by the coding sequence ATGACAACATCAGGTAGCATTATATTAAATCAATTGCAAATTTCTCAAAAAATAAGAAGAATTGCGTATCAGATTTACGAAACTAATAGTTCTGAAAAAGAAGTTGTACTTGCAGGTATTGTAGGTAATGGTTTTATTTTTGCGGAAAAATTAAAGGAAGTTTTACAAGAAATATCACCTTTACAAGTAACTATCTGTAAGGTTAATATTGATAAAAAAAATCCTTTAAAACCGATTACAACTTCATTAAATACGGAAGATTATAAAAATAAATCTTTAGTTTTAGTTGATGATGTTTTAAGTTCTGGTACTACGCTAATTTACGGAATTAAGCATTTTTTAGACGTGCCTTTAAAAAGGTTTAAAACAGCTGTATTGGTAAATAGAAATCATAAAAAATACCCTGTAAAGGCAGATTTTAAAGGAATTTCTCTATCTACTTCTATTAAAGAACATATACAAGTAGAATTTTCTGCAAAAGAAGCAATTGCTTATTTAGCTTAA
- a CDS encoding RNA-binding S4 domain-containing protein codes for MRIDKYLWCIRVFKTRSLASTACKKGQVKIDKKSLKPSKEVFGDELIFVRKNQINYQIKVLDLPESRVGAKIVDLYRKDVTPKEEFEKTDLLKYAKDYYRKKGTGRPTKKDRRDIDDYQDDTTEEI; via the coding sequence ATGAGAATTGATAAATATTTGTGGTGTATTAGGGTTTTTAAAACAAGGAGTTTAGCCTCTACAGCTTGTAAGAAAGGACAAGTTAAGATAGATAAAAAAAGCTTAAAGCCTTCTAAAGAGGTATTTGGAGATGAATTGATATTCGTGAGAAAAAATCAAATCAATTATCAAATAAAAGTTTTAGATTTACCGGAAAGTAGGGTTGGGGCAAAAATAGTAGATCTTTATAGAAAAGATGTTACGCCTAAAGAGGAGTTTGAGAAAACAGACCTCTTAAAATATGCTAAAGACTACTATAGAAAGAAGGGAACAGGTAGGCCAACCAAAAAAGACAGAAGAGATATAGACGATTATCAAGACGATACAACAGAAGAGATATGA
- a CDS encoding FKBP-type peptidyl-prolyl cis-trans isomerase, with translation MNKIKNIFAFAIISIILYSCSNTNSITIENFNHEAQALIDNDTLVQFLKNHYFDTDLKTVQAIVPGETALYDDKENLKSMSIKENDIDYTLYYYVNNIGTPTIEKGKPTVMDSVFVKYSGQRILNTENISTVFDANDGLWLTLNSVIRGWAYGFKNFKGGDNITDNGPITYENGGKGILFIPSGLAYRNAGSGNILPNECIFFYIDLYDFVKDTDHDNDGVPSIMEDPDNNGDPRNDDTDLDSVPNYFDADDDNDGVLTKNEDANNDGNPANDFSDPNNTTLPDYLNPDIK, from the coding sequence ATGAACAAAATAAAAAATATTTTTGCTTTTGCAATTATTTCAATTATACTATATTCTTGTAGTAACACAAATTCTATAACAATAGAAAATTTTAATCACGAAGCACAAGCTTTAATAGATAATGATACTTTAGTTCAGTTTTTAAAAAATCATTATTTTGATACTGATTTGAAAACCGTACAAGCAATCGTTCCTGGAGAAACAGCTTTATATGATGATAAGGAAAACCTTAAATCTATGAGTATTAAAGAAAATGATATTGACTATACATTATATTATTATGTAAACAACATAGGTACTCCTACAATAGAAAAAGGAAAACCAACGGTTATGGATTCTGTTTTTGTAAAGTATTCTGGACAAAGAATTTTAAACACAGAAAATATTAGTACTGTATTTGATGCTAACGACGGTTTATGGCTTACTCTTAATAGCGTTATTAGAGGTTGGGCTTATGGCTTTAAGAATTTTAAAGGAGGAGACAATATTACCGATAATGGTCCTATTACCTATGAAAACGGAGGAAAAGGAATTTTATTTATTCCTTCTGGATTGGCATACAGAAATGCAGGAAGTGGTAATATTTTACCTAATGAATGTATTTTCTTTTATATTGATTTATATGATTTTGTAAAAGATACAGACCATGACAATGATGGAGTACCTTCTATAATGGAAGATCCTGACAATAATGGAGATCCCAGAAATGACGATACTGATTTAGATAGTGTCCCTAATTATTTTGATGCTGATGACGATAATGATGGCGTTTTAACTAAAAATGAAGACGCAAATAACGATGGAAATCCTGCAAATGATTTTAGTGACCCAAACAATACTACTTTACCAGATTACTTGAATCCGGATATAAAATAA